One Lytechinus pictus isolate F3 Inbred chromosome 12, Lp3.0, whole genome shotgun sequence genomic region harbors:
- the LOC129273655 gene encoding 2,3-bisphosphoglycerate-independent phosphoglycerate mutase-like has product MKVCLVVIDGWGISEDSRGNAILNAKTPVMDGLSEQSGEFVSLDASGLAVGLPEGLMGNSEVGHLTIGAGRAMYQSIVKIDLAIKQKTLFSQKAYVDACQRAKAGNGRMHLLGLVSDGGVHSHINHLFALLGGMKEAGVPQTFVHFFADGRDTSPTSGVKYLKQTQDKLAELQYGSLATVMGRYYAMDRDKRDERIKVAFEGLVQGIGEATTKENVIQLVQSRYDNQGSERQTDEFLTPIIVDKEGCIRDGDTLLFIDFRADRMRQIVEAFAINRNFETSVVPQNISVTGMTEYKASFNLPVIFPPESPKNVLAEWLSAKRIPQYHCAETEKYAHVTFFFNGGVEKQFEGEERKLVPSPRVATYDLKPEMSVQGVADEVASVVKSNRYPFVMCNLAPPDMVGHTGVYEATIKACEATDVAIDTMRQACAESGYAFLVTADHGNAEIMLAPDGSPSTKHTTMRVPFIMNNSGRKFKSSFTHNPSLQDVAPTVLSLMDTDIPPEMAGFSLI; this is encoded by the exons ATGAAAGTCTGCTTGGTTGTTATAGATGGCTGGGGTATCTCAGAGGATTCTCGAG GCAATGCCATCCTGAATGCCAAGACCCCAGTCATGGATGGCCTCTCTGAGCAGTCTGGTGAGTTTGTGTCTCTGGATGCCTCTGGCCTTGCCGTCGGACTCCCGGAAGGCCTGATGGGTAACAGTGAGGTCGGTCACCTGACCATCGGCGCTGGCCGTGCCATGTACCAGAGTATCGTGAAGATCGATTTGGCGATCAAGCAAAAGACCCTGTTCAGTCAGAAGGCTTACGTGGATGCTTGCCAGAGGGCTAAAGCAGGCAACGGCAGGATGCATCTGCTGGGTCTG GTAAGCGATGGTGGAGTTCATTCCCACATCAATCATCTCTTTGCTCTGCTTGGTGGTATGAAAGAAGCTGGTGTACCACAGACATTTGTTCATTTCTTTGCTGATGGTAGAGACACAAGCCCTACCAGCGGTG TGAAATACTTGAAGCAAACTCAAGACAAGCTTGCTGAACTTCAATATGGCTCCCTAGCAACTGTCATGGGTCGTTACTATGCAATGGATCGAGATAAAAGAGATGAAAGGATAAAGGTTGCATTTGAGGGCTTAGTACAGGGTATTGGCGAGGCTACAACCAAAGAAAATGTAATTCAG TTGGTGCAATCTCGATATGACAATCAAGGTAGCGAGAGACAGACAGATGAATTCTTAACGCCTATCATCGTAGATAAGGAAGGATGCATTCGAGACGGTGACACATTGCTGTTTATTGACTTCAGGGCTGATCGAATGAGGCAGATCGTCGAAGCGTTTGCCATCAACCGCAACTTTGAAACGAGTGTTGTCCCCCAGAATATT aGTGTGACCGGTATGACCGAATACAAAGCAAGTTTCAACCTTCCAGTTATCTTTCCTCCGGAAAGCCCAAAGAACGTCTTGGCAGAGTGGTTATCAGCAAAGAGAATACCACAGTATCATTGTGCAG AGACAGAGAAGTATGCTCATGTTACTTTCTTCTTCAATGGTGGTGTCGAGAAACAGTTTGAGGGGGAAGAAAGGAAGTTGGTTCCCTCGCCAAGGGTCGCGACCTATGACCTTAAACCGGAGATGAGTGTGCAAGGTGTCGCAGATGAG GTAGCATCAGTAGTAAAATCAAACCGTTACCCGTTTGTGATGTGCAACCTCGCCCCACCTGACATGGTTGGTCATACTGGAGTGTATGAAGCCACCATCAAGGCTTGTGAAGCCAcag ATGTTGCTATTGATACGATGAGGCAAGCATGTGCAGAGAGTGGTTATGCCTTCCTTGTCACGGCTGATCATGGTAACGCAGAGATCATGCTTGCCCCTGATGGTAGCCCGAGCACAAAACATACTACAATGAGAG TACCTTTCATCATGAACAACTCTGGGAGGAAGTTCAAGTCTAGTTTTACCCACAATCCATCTCTCCAGGACGTAGCACCAACGGTACTCAGTCTAATGGATACCGACATCCCCCCGGAAATGGCAGGCTTTTCACTCATATAG